Proteins co-encoded in one Spiroplasma gladiatoris genomic window:
- a CDS encoding DUF296 domain-containing protein — MQVRERADFIILYFSKNEDIIAEINKVVREYMITEAKVTGSGYLNRLEYGILAESDPIFFKKFLVEKLLTVTNFQGRILERELSLMINAVDSENIYHSGKVFSTNTENDLIMTMQVLRTE, encoded by the coding sequence ATGCAAGTTAGAGAAAGAGCGGATTTTATTATTTTATATTTTTCAAAAAATGAAGATATAATTGCAGAAATAAATAAAGTAGTTAGAGAATATATGATTACAGAAGCTAAAGTTACTGGAAGCGGTTATTTAAACCGTTTAGAATATGGTATTTTAGCAGAATCAGATCCAATATTTTTTAAAAAATTTTTAGTAGAGAAACTTTTAACTGTAACTAATTTTCAAGGTAGAATTTTAGAGCGAGAACTATCATTAATGATAAATGCTGTTGATAGTGAAAATATTTATCACTCTGGTAAAGTCTTTTCAACAAACACTGAAAATGATTTAATAATGACAATGCAGGTTTTAAGAACTGAGTAA